The genomic region AAACTTTACCAATATCATTTGCAGAAATACGTAAGCTTTCATCTAGATACCCAAGTACCTTCATTGTGCTTTCGAAACTCCTAAGAGTATTTGTTAAATTCACCATCTCAATTGCTGGATCAACCTCAGAAACCTCAATGCTATTATTACGAACTCTTGAAGTTAATATCTCTGTAGCACCTTCTCCTCTATACAGATTGTTCCCAACCTTTTCTATAACCTGCTTATCTTGAAAATTTGAGATTCTAATTCTATAATACGACTGTCCATCCACAATTAAATTGTTATATCCTTCTACAGAAATATTTGTTGCAAGTCCAACATTAATTGGTTCATAATTTCCGTCTCTTAAATTTATTCCCATAACTGAAGCTCCTGTTGATGTCTTTAAATTTCCAGCTTCATCGAGGACAAAAGCACCATCTCTTGTATAATACTCTTGCCCTCCTTGAGTAACTGTAAAAAATCCATCTCCTATGAGAGCAAAATCTGTAAATTTATCTGTTTGCTTTAAACTACCTTGATCAAACTTTATCCTAGTAGAATCTATTTTTGATCCAATAGACATTCCTCCTAAAGTTTTGAAACTACTAAATCCATTATCTTTATTAGCCATCATAACTTTATCAAACTGAGAAATAATTAAATCATCAGGCTTAAATCCAGGCGTGCTTATATTAGTTAAATTATTAGTTATAACAGCTTGCTTAGCTTCAAGAGTTATAAGTCCAGAAATTGCTGTATACATACCCCTAATCATAGATTCACCTCATCAACTGCTATTATTTTGTTTACGCAAACTTTCCAAAGATGTCTTAATCTGCTCAATCTCTTTTTGAATTTCAAAAATTGTTTCTCCCATTTCATGCCTAAATGAAACTAAATCAGACTTTGTGACATCATCTCCAAAATCTGATTTATTCATAAGATTATCAAATTTATTTTTATTCTTAACACAGGCAATTCTTTCTATAACAAAGAAACATACTATTAATCCAAAACATAAAAATATCAACACTAGGTCTTTCCCCTCCTCATAAGCTGACTAATTGTAAATAATACTTGTATCAATAATATTTTTCCATAATAGTCTTCAAATTTTTAAGAGCCCTATTATGGATTTGGCAAACTCTAGACTCAGATACTTTTAATATTTTTCCAATTTCTTTAAGAGTCATACCTTTTACATAATAATAATAAATAACTTTTCTGTCTTTCTCTCTTAAACTA from Candidatus Arthromitus sp. SFB-mouse-Japan harbors:
- a CDS encoding flagellar hook-basal body complex protein, encoding MIRGMYTAISGLITLEAKQAVITNNLTNISTPGFKPDDLIISQFDKVMMANKDNGFSSFKTLGGMSIGSKIDSTRIKFDQGSLKQTDKFTDFALIGDGFFTVTQGGQEYYTRDGAFVLDEAGNLKTSTGASVMGINLRDGNYEPINVGLATNISVEGYNNLIVDGQSYYRIRISNFQDKQVIEKVGNNLYRGEGATEILTSRVRNNSIEVSEVDPAIEMVNLTNTLRSFESTMKVLGYLDESLRISANDIGKV